A region from the Corylus avellana chromosome ca7, CavTom2PMs-1.0 genome encodes:
- the LOC132188545 gene encoding abscisic acid receptor PYL2-like — translation MNNSNQTTSSHGLTAEEFSKLEPTIKTYHTFEPCHKTCTSLLSIHVDAPASITWPFVRDFGSPQKYKHFIKSCTVVSGNGEVGSIRDIMVVSGLPASTSTERLEVLDDENRILSFRAVGGDHRLHNYRSVTSVNEMIDKEGKAYTIVLESYVVEIPEGNTAEDTRMFVDTVVKLNLVKLADLAMASWNMKG, via the coding sequence ATGAATAACTCTAACCAGACCACCTCCTCACATGGCCTCACAGCCGAAGAATTCTCTAAGCTCGAGCCCACTATTAAAACCTATCACACATTCGAGCCGTGCCATAAAACATGCACCTCCCTATTGTCAATCCATGTAGATGCCCCAGCAAGCATCACATGGCCCTTTGTACGTGATTTTGGAAGCCCTCAAAAGTACAAGCACTTCATCAAAAGTTGTACGGTGGTGTCGGGCAATGGAGAGGTGGGAAGCATAAGAGACATCATGGTCGTCTCAGGGCTTCCGGCCTCAACGAGCACCGAAAGACTAGAAGTTCTAGACGATGAGAATCGCATTCTGAGCTTCAGGGCCGTCGGGGGAGACCACCGGCTGCATAATTATCGCTCTGTTACGTCAGTCAATGAGATGATCGACAAGGAAGGAAAGGCTTACACAATTGTTTTGGAGTCCTATGTTGTGGAAATACCTGAGGGGAACACTGCCGAGGATACTAGGATGTTTGTGGATACAGTTGTGAAGTTGAACCTTGTTAAGCTTGCAGATCTGGCTATGGCTTCTTGGAACATGAagggatga